One genomic region from Quercus robur chromosome 4, dhQueRobu3.1, whole genome shotgun sequence encodes:
- the LOC126720486 gene encoding uncharacterized protein LOC126720486, with product MHGFVGISEQTELHLQLQNPNISTMFALFFMLFTTIIAPLIPTLSSQPPPPLVPTLSSQPPSLPDSKFPSLTPPPPPTVPAYESPPIPHFPPFPPSLPDYNIWTPPSEPQPVSARFVLGCILALSASITLIAVTIYFIRRKGTKGDKGPKGDKGEKGEKGPKGDQGPEGERGPPGKSACHGCQDRPGCQCRSSCQEKTGWW from the exons ATGCATGGCTTTGTGGGTATTTCAGAGCAGACGGAGCTTCACCTCCAACTACAAAATCCAAATATTTCAACCATGTTTGCCCTGTTCTTCATGTTATTTACCACCATCATCGCACCACTAATTCCAACCCTCTCTTCACAACCTCCACCACCACTAGTTCCAACCCTTTCTTCACAACCACCATCACTACCCGACTCCAAATTTCCCTCCCTTACTCCGCCTCCACCACCAACAGTGCCAGCATATGAGTCGCCTCCAATCCCACATTTTCCCCCTTTCCCTCCGTCACTACCAGATTACAACATATGGACTCCACCAAGTGAACCACAACCAGTATCCGCGCGGTTCGTGCTGGGGTGTATCTTGGCTCTATCAGCATCAATCACCTTAATCGCAGTGACGATTTACTTTATCCGGCGAAAAGGGACGAAAGGGGACAAAGGGCCAAAAGGGGACAAAGGTGAGAAAGGGGAGAAAGGGCCGAAAGGGGATCAAGGGCCGGAAGGGGAGCGAGGGCCGCCAGGGAAGTCAGCCTGCCACGGCTGCCAGGACCGCCCCGGCTGCCAGTGCCGTAGTAGCTGCCAGGAAAAGACAGGA TGGTGGTAA